One Rosa chinensis cultivar Old Blush chromosome 5, RchiOBHm-V2, whole genome shotgun sequence genomic region harbors:
- the LOC112164520 gene encoding receptor-like protein kinase HERK 1 has translation MMGYRKFDLCIWVLSILSFGCFCSGFTPVDNYLIDCGSLANTSVGNRVYLADKLASNFLSTPKDVLASSPLKSITSFDDSPLYQTARIFTGSSKYTFSISLTGRHWIRLYFYPFVSGSYDLSKAKFSVSTQNYGLLSDFSVQNSSVMKEFSVNVNSGSLVVTFTPSSGSFAFLNAIEVVSVPDTLITDDATTTTPGKFQGLMSQALETTWRVNMGGPFVSFENDTLWRTWVPDRDYLVSKNLAKDVSNVAAVEYGEGLATADSAPRTVYGTLTEMNSAGDPNTNYNVTWEFKVDSGFQYLLRFHFCDIVSKGLNQLYFNVYFDSWIVAQDLDLSTIAVNKLATPYYLDYVTTSVVSDTIRISIGPSSLNNAYPNAILNGLEIMKMNNSDGHLGGASGAVNSNSSSKSNVGVIVGATVGSLIAVVLAAILFILCRRRKDKANQGHSKTWAPFSMNGTNSHTMGSKYSYGTTASAASNYQYRFPFGVVQEATNNFDESWVIGIGGFGKVYKGEFNDGTKVAVKRGNPRSQQGLAEFRTEIEMLSQFRHRHLVSLIGYCDDKSEMILIYEYMENGTLKSHLYGSGLPSLSWKARLEICIGSARGLHYLHTGDAKAVIHRDVKSANILLDENLMAKVADFGLSKTGPELDQTHVSTAVKGSFGYLDPEYFRRQQLTEKSDVYSFGVVLFEVLCARPVIDPSLPREMVNLAEWAMKWQKKGQLEQIIDPTLAGKIRPDSLRKFAETAEKCLADYGVDRPSMGDVLWNLEYALQLQEAVIQDPEDNSTNVIGELSPQVNNFNHIDTTGSPGQFEVSSVDDLSGVSMSRVFSQLVKSEGR, from the coding sequence ATGATGGGTTATAGAAAATTTGATCTGTGCATCTGGGTTTTGTCAATCTTGAGTTTTGGTTGCTTCTGTAGTGGGTTTACTCCTGTAGACAATTACTTGATAGATTGTGGTTCACTGGCCAATACTTCAGTGGGTAACCGTGTTTATCTAGCTGATAAGTTGGCTTCAAATTTCCTTTCAACCCCAAAAGATGTTCTTGCCAGTAGTCCATTGAAATCAATCACTTCCTTTGATGATTCTCCGCTGTATCAAACAGCTAGAATCTTTACCGGGTCTTCAAAATACACTTTTTCAATAAGCCTGACTGGTAGGCACTGGATCCGCCTCTATTTCTATCCATTTGTTTCGGGTAGTTATGATCTGAGCAAGGCCAAATTCTCTGTTTCCACCCAAAACTATGGCCTGCTTAGTGATTTCAGTGTTCAGAACTCTTCTGTGATGAAAGAGTTTTCGGTGAATGTGAATTCGGGTAGCCTTGTTGTCACTTTCACCCCTTCTAGTGGTTCATTTGCATTCTTGAATGCCATTGAAGTTGTTTCAGTCCCCGACACACTCATTACCGATGatgccaccaccaccactcctGGTAAATTCCAGGGTTTGATGAGTCAGGCTCTGGAGACAACTTGGAGGGTGAATATGGGTGGACCATTCGTGTCTTTCGAGAATGATACCCTGTGGCGAACTTGGGTTCCTGATCGAGATTATCTAGTGAGCAAGAACTTGGCCAAAGATGTCTCAAATGTTGCGGCTGTTGAATATGGCGAAGGTTTGGCAACTGCAGATAGTGCTCCCAGAACGGTTTACGGTACTCTCACAGAGATGAACTCAGCTGGTGATCCCAACACCAATTACAATGTGACCTGGGAGTTCAAAGTGGATTCAGGATTTCAATACCTTCTTCGCTTTCACTTTTGCGACATAGTAAGTAAAGGTCTAAATCAGCTTTACTTCAATGTGTATTTTGACTCTTGGATTGTTGCTCAAGATCTTGATCTGAGTACTATAGCAGTTAACAAGTTAGCTACACCATATTACTTGGATTATGTTACAACATCAGTTGTCAGCGATACAATTCGTATCAGTATTGGTCCTTCCTCTCTGAATAATGCTTATCCCAATGCCATTCTAAATGGGCTTGAGATTATGAAAATGAACAACTCAGATGGCCACCTCGGTGGAGCAAGCGGTGCGGTTAATTCAAATTCAAGTTCAAAAAGTAATGTCGGAGTTATAGTGGGTGCCACTGTTGGATCGCTTATTGCAGTGGTGTTGGCTGCTATTCTCTTTATTCTGTGCAGAAGAAGGAAGGATAAGGCAAATCAGGGTCATTCTAAGACATGGGCTCCTTTCTCCATGAATGGAACCAATTCTCACACCATGGGAAGCAAGTACTCATATGGAACAACTGCTAGTGCTGCTTCGAACTACCAGTATCGCTTTCCTTTTGGGGTAGTTCAAGAGGCTACAAACAACTTTGACGAGAGTTGGGTTATCGGAATTGGTGGTTTTGGGAAGGTTTACAAAGGAGAATTTAATGATGGAACTAAAGTAGCTGTCAAGAGGGGAAACCCACGGTCTCAACAGGGGCTTGCAGAGTTCAGGACCGAAATTGAGATGCTTTCTCAATTCCGTCATCGCCATCTTGTGTCATTGATTGGGTATTGTGATGACAAGAGTGAGATGATTCTGATATACGAATATATGGAGAATGGGACCTTGAAGAGTCATCTCTATGGCTCTGGTCTACCCAGCTTAAGCTGGAAGGCAAGGCTTGAAATATGCATTGGATCAGCTAGAGGACTTCACTACCTTCACACTGGTGATGCAAAAGCAGTTATTCATCGCGATGTGAAGTCTGCGAATATCTTGCTTGATGAGAACCTCATGGCCAAGGTTGCTGATTTTGGGCTTTCCAAGACTGGTCCAGAACTTGATCAGACCCATGTGAGTACTGCAGTGAAAGGGAGTTTCGGATACCTTGACCCTGAATATTTTAGAAGGCAACAACTGACAGAGAAATCAGATGTGTATTCATTCGGGGTGGTTTTGTTTGAGGTTCTTTGTGCAAGACCTGTCATAGATCCATCCCTGCCAAGGGAAATGGTGAACTTGGCTGAGTGGGCGATGAAATGGCAGAAGAAAGGGCAGTTGGAGCAAATCATAGATCCTACACTAGCGGGAAAAATACGACCAGATTCCCTcagaaaatttgcagaaactgCGGAGAAATGCTTGGCTGACTATGGTGTTGACAGGCCCTCAATGGGAGATGTCTTGTGGAATCTGGAGTATGCCCTTCAACTTCAAGAGGCAGTAATTCAAGATCCTGAAGACAACAGTACCAATGTGATCGGCGAGCTATCTCCACAAGTCAACAATTTCAATCACATTGACACAACTGGTTCTCCTGGACAGTTTGAAGTCTCAAGTGTGGATGATCTTTCAGGTGTTTCCATGAGTAGAGTATTCTCACAGCTGGTAAAGTCTGAGGGTAGGTAA
- the LOC112163900 gene encoding pentatricopeptide repeat-containing protein At1g12620 has translation MEGKKLHPNIIICNVLMDYFFKAGKVEAARDLFCSLSSKGLHPDVKTFNLMIRGFCKGGLVREAEKLLREMEERGCSPNGVSYNTFIRGLINNSETSKAMGLIHQMVQQGFSADASTMEMIIDLLSRDKVDPALLPLTKRSL, from the coding sequence ATGGAAGGCAAGAAGTTGCATCCAAATATTATAATTTGCAATGTTCTTATGGATTATTTTTTCAAAGCTGGAAAAGTTGAAGCTGCAAGGGATCTATTTTGCTCTTTATCATCAAAGGGACTTCACCCCGATGTTAAGACATTTAATTTAATGATTCGTGGATTTTGCAAGGGAGGCCTAGTTCGTGAAGCAGAAAAGTTGCTCagagaaatggaagagagaggcTGTTCTCCAAACGGTGTTAGCTACAACACGTTTATTCGAGGGCTTATCAATAACAGTGAGACATCAAAGGCAATGGGTCTTATTCATCAAATGGTGCAGCAGGGTTTCTCCGCGGATGCATCAACAATGGAGATGATAATTGATTTATTGTCTAGAGATAAAGTAGATCCAGCTTTGTTGCCATTGACAAAAAGATCATTATGA